AACGAGGCTTCGAGCCATGCCAGCGTCTAGCTGGGGAGCAGGCCAGGCAACAGGAacggccagtgcaaaggccctggggccggCGTGGGTGGCAGGAGTGAGGTCAGAGGGCTAAGGTGGGGTCAGGTAGTGAGGACCTTGCCGCTCCTGTACAAATGACTTCCCGTGGCAATGGGACGCCTTTGGAGGGTTCTAAGCAGAGAACCGACCAGACGTGGCTTGGCCTTTTGTTCTGGCTCTCGTGTGAGAGTGGGCAGTAAGGGAGGCGGTTCCGAGGCTCACGAGGTCGCCCCGGCAGGAGGCGACGACAGCTCAGGTGGGGCGATGGTGGCAGAGGTGGCAAGAGGCGGTCAGTGCAGGCCGTGCCTGTGTGTAGGTGGCGGTGCTAAGACCTGCTGACGGGCCATGGCTTCTCTGCAGAACTGGCTGCGGCTCTATGGCtacctgccccagcccagccgcCACATGTCCACCATGCGCTCCGCCCAGATCTTGGCCTCGGCCCTCGCGGAGATGCAGCGCTTCTACGGGATCCCGGTCACGGGCGTGCTCGATGAAGAGACCAAGGCGTGAGTGTCCCCGTCCAGCCCCTCCCAGACCCCACAGGCACCTGCCCTCCTTCTGGCCTAGCCTCAGGAGGGCTTGGCATGTCTAGGCCGGACAAGAGTGGCCCAGATAAGAGGTGGCAAACGGTTTGGTCGTTGTGCCTACTCTGATCGATTGGAGTGGCTGCCTGAAGCCTTGTATAGAAAGCCCCTAAGGTGGGATCTGGGCTCAGCAGTGAGGAGCATagtgattgattagtgatgtctgccactGGCATAGGAATGGGAGGCGCAGTGCTGAGTCCCTGGATGGGACGTCCAAGCTGGGCCTCGCTCTGACTCTAATCGAGGTGACATAATCTAAAGCCATGTCCTTGAGGAGAGTGCACAGAGCATGACATAGCAAGGACAGGAGGCCTCAGGAGCAACAGTCCTGGTCCTGGGTGGCACTGGTGAGAAGGGCTCACCTTATTGAGCCACCGATGGGCACTCAGGCTTCCGGTTTAGGGTCATTTTGCCCGTGTTACTGGAAGGGGCAGCTGGGAGGctggaggcgggaggggccgggaggAGGCGGactgcctggaggaggcagagccaAAGCAGGCAGGCGTGTTGCGGGAGGCTCCACGCTCACCCCTCCGCCCCGTGGTCCAGGTGGATGAAGCGGCCCCGCTGTGGGGTGCCAGACCAGTTCGGGGTGCGCGTGAAAGCCAATCTGCGGCGGCGGCGCAAGCGCTACGCCCTCACCGGGAGGAAGTGGAGCAACCACCATCTGACCTTCAGGTAGGGGCCCAGCTGCCCAGGGAGGCTCCTGCCCCTCTTGGTGGGCTGAGCCTCAGGCTTCCTTTCCCAGCAGCCCACCCCAGGGTGCCCGGCCTAGACATCCCGCTCCCAGGCCGATGGGACCAGCCACACGCTCCCTCCAGAGGAGGTTGGGACCCTCGCAGCTGCTTCCGCTTCTGCTctgtccttccctgcctcccacccgCCAGCAGAGTTCCTGCACCAACACAACAAactgcagggcagggccggggacAGCCGGGGTACAGGAATCTATCCTGTGAGCAAACAGCAAGTCGCCTGCAAAAACCCTGGTTCGGGGACCCTCATCCTTTCTGCTGAGTCACTGAGCAAGAAAACCCCCTGAGCCGAGTGTGCCTTGAGCCATGGTCCCCCCAGGGCCCCCCTTCCTGTTCCAGTCCAGCCACCGCCCCACCCAGAGGTCCATCTCCCAAGGAAGAGCAGCTCCGAGGGTTACTTAGACCTCAGGACCCCAGAGTGAATTCACGGTCCAGCCACATTCGATGGCAGTCTGTCCGGCACACAGAAGCTTCATCTGACTTCCGTGGATAATAGGCCTCACACCACACTGTCATGGGCAGGCTCTGTTGTGCTCTTCCCGAGTCATTTAATCCCACTGGAACCCATGAGGGTtactcccccagccccttcccattgaacagatgaagaaactgaaaatcagagagacagagtcacttgcccaagatcacacagacgGCACTAGAGCTAGGCCTGGAACGCAGGTCTGCCTCACCTGGGAGCTCAACATGCAGAACTGCATGGCCTGTGTTTCCCAAACCTTAACGTTTCCATCCCATTCCCTGGTCCTTCCCCCAGCCACGTAGCTCCTGTACTTTTGTTCACTTAACGTCTTTCTTtggtggttttttgttgttgtttttagaggcagggtcttgctctgctgcccaggctggactgcagtggtgaggttcatacctcactgcagcctccaattcctggggttaagcgatcctcccaccttggcctcccaaggtgttgggatcacaggcgtgagccactacacccggcctgTTTAATGTCTTTCTTACTTAAAATCAGTTTATTTGCCACACGGCAGCCTTATTCAGTGATCTTAACTCTTGGATTTGACAAATTCAGAGTACGGCTGGTTGACATTGATGGGCATGCCAACTCACGCGTGCTCCTTGGGAACATGCTAGCCATGGACAGCAGCCCCCTGTGCCTGCACCCACCTGTGCCTGCACCCACTCGCCCGTCTTCCTGCCCGCCCGCAGCATCCAGAACTACACAGAGAAGCTGGGCTGGTACCACTCCATGGAGGCGGTGCGCAGGGCCTTCCGCGTGTGGGAGCAGGCCACACCTCTGGTCTTCCAGGAGGTGCCCTACGAGGACATCCGGCTGCGGCGGCAGAAGGAGGCCGACATCATGGTACTCTTTGCCTCTGGCTTCCACGGCGACAGCTCGCCGTTTGACGGCACGGGTGGCTTTCTGGCTCACGCCTATTTCCCTGGCCCTGGCTTGGGCGGGGACACCCATTTTGACGCAGATGAGCCCTGGACCTTCTCCAGCACTGACCTGCATGGTGAGGACGGctggccagggtgggggcagggcaggcagagcaGAGCTGGGCACAGCTCCTGAGACGGTCCGCCAGCCGTGGGGTTGGGAGGGGCGAGTTCCCCTGTGGAGGTCTCCAGATCACCACACTCGCTCTCGGTCTGTTGTCCCACCATCTCCAAGGGGAGGTCGGAAGGGATCGTTGTACCCATTTCTCAGATGGGGAacttggaggccagaagtccgtGCAGCTCAGCCTCTTCCAGGAGTGAAGCGAGGGCAGGCTGTCTGGAGGGTGCAGGGCGGCGGGGAGCTGGGACAGGCCCAAGCTGACCGTGCCGCCCACCCCTCAAGGGAACAGCCTCTTCCTGGTGGCGGTGCACGAGCTGGGCCACGCACTGGGGCTGGAGCACTCCAACAACCCCAGTGCCATCATGGCGCCGTTCTACCAGTGGATGGACACCGACAACTTCCAGCTGCCCGAGGACGACCTGCGGGGCATCCAGCAGCTCTACGGTGCGTGGGCTGCGGCCAGGGGCCTGTGGACCTGCTCCCCAGTCCCGGCCCGGCGGGCACAGGGCTCACTGCTACCCCTCTTTTGtggatgaggagactgaggcccagtgaGGATTAGTGACTTGCTCACATCACTTAGGGAGTAAACAGTGGAGCTGGAAATCAAACCCGGGGCTGGCGGGTTCCAGGGCGCAGCCCTAACCCGAGCTCCAGGCTGGGGCCTTTGAGGGGACACATGTGGCTCCGTGGCCCATCGTGACTCCGTTCCTCCTCGGCCTCAGTGTTCTCCCCAGACCATGAGTGCCTGGGGACCCCGGGACCCATCCTCTCACTGTCACTCCCAGCCTGAGCCTGTCTTGCTCTCCCCCGAGCATTGCTGGCGTGTCACTTCCCAGTGGCTTTGAGCAGGTGCCGCCCCACCCAGGCCCCTTCCGAGAAAGCCTCCGGCGGTGAGTCTCCTGGGGCCCGTTCAGTGGGTCGGGCCTGCGCCCTGTGCCCACACCGAGCCCTTCCAGGGGCTGGCAGCACCTGCCTTGCTGGGCGCCTGCCGGACGCCCCTCACTGCTTCCCCAGCGACTTGGAAGTGAGACGGGCGGGCCGCAGAGGAGTCAAGATGTCCGAGGCCAGAGCCAGAGCTGTGTTCTTGCCTCTGCGGCGTCCGCTGCTTCCAGGGCTGGCAGCCTCAAGTGACCCAGGCCCGGTGTGGGGGAGGGGTCTGCCATAGACAGATGGGACCTTTCACAGGGGTGGGCCTGCACTGGGCCAGACCTctccaggctgggggctggggggtccAAGGTTCTGGGTGGAAGAACCCGCCATCCTGGCTGTCGTCTGAGGGTGCCCTCTCACTTCTCactccccacctctctctgcaGGCACCCCGGACGGTCAGCCACAGCCCACCCGGCCTCTCCCCACCGTGACACCCCGGCGGCCAGGCCAGCCAGACCACCGGCCCCCCCGGCCGCCCCAGCCACCACCCCCAGGCGGGAAGCCAGAGCGACCCCCAAAGCCAggccccccagcccagccccgagCCACAGAGCGGCCCGACCAGTATGGCCCCAACATCTGTGATGGGAACTTTGACACAGTGGCCATGCTTCGCGGGGAGATGTTCGTGTTCAAGGTCTGGCACGGGTCGGCCTCCCCCAGAGccttgccctgcccctcccctcccccccagcagGCCCTGGGGAGCCATTGGACCCTAGACCAGGAAGGAACCAGGCCCAGCAAACTCCAGTGCgggtccccagcccagggctctctCCCAGTGTGGCCCTGGCTTCCCAAGCCGCTCCCCCACCCAGAGCCTCAGTGGCCTCCCCCACCCACACTCCCGGCCCTGGGAGGGTGGACTGAGGACAGGGCCTCTCCCGACCCACAGCGAGCGTGCACGGCCACTTACGCCCAACCCTCCCCAGGGCCGCTGGTTCTGGCGAGTTCGGCACAACCGCGTCCTGGACAACTATCCCATGCCCATCGGGCACTTCTGGCGTGGGCTGCCCGGGGACATCAGTGCTGCCTATGAGCGCCAGGATGGTCGCTTTGTCTTTTTCAAAGGTgagctggggtggggatgggggcagggaggaaggcagaggcggCGGGCGGGGCAGTCCTGGGACCCCGGAGACCAGAAGCTGTCCTAAGTTGGGGACGAGTGCCCGTCCACCCTCCACGGCATAGGGGCTCGGCTCTGTTTCCCTCTGTCCTGGTGTCTTAAGAGTGGGTCCCCCAGCCCACTCTGGGACAGGATCTCTGGTCTGTCTGCAAAGGCAAAGGCCTCGAGGGCAGACAcgctccccacctccccacccccatgggTTGGCTGTGTCCCCTACGGTGGCCTGAGCCTCGGCGAGGCAGGAGCTgcctgaggacagggctgggccCACTCTGAGAGCAGGGAGCCCTGGGCCACGTGCTGGGAGGGCTGTGGGGGCTCCAGGTTTGCAGCCCCTAGACCCAGAGGCCAGGCAGGCCCCCTGTGTACTAgaactgggggagggggtgttcACAGGGGAATGAAGGCCCATGCACGGTGTGTGGGGTGTGTACAGGTGTGAGCAGGTGGCTTGTGCTCATGGGAACATGTGTGTCCCGGGAGCTGAGTGTGTGACGTGCAGGTGAGTTGCGCTGTGTGTTGTGAGCATGTGGGTGTCCACACCTGCCCCGGGTACAGGGCTGTGTGattttgtgcgtgtgtgtgttggggggagggcaGTGGACCCAAAGAGATTCATGGGCCCGGCAGAGCGTGCCCTGTCCCCGTCCCGCACGCAGCCCTCGGCCCCAGGCCCATCCTTACACGGCCTTGCCCCTCCTGCAGGTAACCGCTACTGGCTCTTCCGGGAAGCGAACCTGGAGCCCGGCTACCCCCAGCCGCTGACCAGCTACGGCCTAGACATCCCCTATGACCACATCGACACGGCCATCTGGTGGGAGCCCACGGGTCACACCTTCTTCTTCCAAGAGGACAGGTGAGCAGcatgccccctcccctgcagggagAAGGCCCACCCAGGCCCCCTCGCCCTCGGGCCTACCTGGAAGGGGACCCCGGCAGGGGCTCCAGGTCCACAGCCTGGTGCTTTTGGTCACAGGTACTGGCGCTACAACGAGGAGACGCAGCGTGGAGACCCTGGCTATCCCAAGCCCATCAGTGTCTGGCAGggggtccccacctcccccagaggGGCCTTCCTGAGCAACGATGCAGGTACCAGGCCACCCCTCCCTGTTTGCCCAGCACTTACCGTACCCCCTGCCACACACTCGGGGAGACAGGGCTTGCCTGAGGTCACCTGGGGCTATGGCACATGGGGGACACCACAACATtgtgcccagggctgggagcctCCCAAGCACGTCCCCCTGAGTGGTCACCATCCCCTTTAAGGATGGGTGAACAAGATCCCACGGCTGGGAAGCCATGGGCTCGCGCTGCCTGCCCAGCCTGCTTGTGCACAGAGCTGGAGCCTAGAGCTGCCCCCAGACAGCCCTCGGGGCCTCGAGTCGGAGTGGGTGGGCTTGGCTCACACAGAGTGCTGGGGGGCTAGCATCCTCCCAGAATGTCACTTACCCGCCTAGAAGGGAACCTGGTCTACCTGCCCTTACAAGCAACAGGGACCTGTGGCCTTTATTTCTCCAGTGCATTTAAGAAACACCGTCAGCCCTGGCTCTGAGGTTCATGGTTCTGAGACTCGGGAGACCTTGCTTGCTCTGCCAGTGCTCGGTCTGGTCACACAGCTTCTGCGCGTGAGCTTGTCACTCCGCTCTGATCTTAGTGTGTCCAGCAGAGCACAGACTCAACACCGGGTTCCAGCCTGGCCCTTCCAGTGTTGATGGGACACGGGCAAGGTGCCCAAGGCCAGAGAGCCAGTCCAGGGCAGCATCAGGCTCTGCTCCAGGGCCACCGCAGGGTGGCTTCATGGCTTTGAGCAAGACCCTGGCCCCTGGTGTGGGGTGCAGCTAGTCCCAGGATGGGGCAGCAGGGTTCCCCGACCCAGCGGGCTGCAGGACCCTAACGTGCCCAGCCCCGGGCAGTGTCAGCCTGGTCGGGAAGCCCAGGATTCTAGTCGGGCCCTTGACCCCCCAAACCCCTCTAAGCTTCCGCCTGGCTGCTGTAAATTGGGCAGGGGCAGCTCTGAAAATGCTCAGGGAGGCAAGTAAGAAGGGGACACTTTAAAGCCAGGGCCCTTTCAGCATGTCCTGGTCTTCTTTGGGGGGCTCTGCTGGTGCCGGGGCCCCACCTGAAGCCGCTCTGGCCCGCTTGCCCCCGCAGCCTACACCTACTTCTACAAGGGCACCAAATACTGGAAATTCGACAACGAGCGCCTGCGGATGGAGCCCGGCTACCCCAAGTCCATCCTGCGGGACTTCATGGGCTGCCAGGAGCACGTGGAGCCAGGCTCGCGATGGCCCGACGTGGCCCGCCCGCCCTTCAACCCCGACAGGGGTGCAGAGCCGGGGGCGGACGACGGGGACAGCGCGGAGGGCGAtgcaggcggcggcggcgagggGGACTTCGGGGCAGGGGCGGACGGGGACAAGGACGGGGGCAGCCGTGTGGTGGTGCAGCTGGAGGAGGTGGTGCGGGCGGTGAACGTGGTCGTGGTGCTggtgccgctgctgctgctgctctgcgtGCTGGGCCTGGCCTACGCGCTCGTGCACATGCAGCGCAAGGGCGCGCCGCGCGTGCTGCTCTACTGCAAGCGCTCGCTGCAGGAGTGGGTCTGACGCCGCCGCCTCCGGCCTCACGGTGCTCGGGGCTCCCTCCGCCCCTGGGTGGGGGCCCCTCCCGGCCCTCAAACATCGGTGGTCCTGCCCTCCTTATTTATGCCCAggttttttgggggttttattTTGGCACCTTAAGTGAGcatttgtttctgctttcctgACCAGGGCAGAGTGTTTAGAGTTTTCTAAACGTAGTTCTGTTCCAGACAGGGAATCCAGCCCTCGTCCACCCCTGGCTCGGCCACAGCCAGAGGAGCGCAGGGGCACAGGCCTACGCTGGAGCATGGCCAGTACGGCCTGAGCCCCGGGGCCAACACGAGGACTCTGTTTGCCCAGTGCCCAGTTGGAGACTGGCCAGCCCAGCTGGGTCCCCTCCTTCCTGAGTCTGGCCTTAGAAGAGCTTTTCACCCAGGGGAAGCCCCAGGGTGACAGGGAAGGGGCCAGGAGGTGGGCCACTAGCCCCTGAGTTGAGTTGAGGCTTGGTTCCTTCCCGGCCCACTCTGATGGCCCCAGCAACCCTGAGAACCCAGCCACACCCCACCTGGGCCCTGGGCAGCCCGCAGCTCCCATGTGCCCCTTGGGCCCACGTCTCCTTCCCGCTCCGGAGCAGGGGCCCAGGGCCTGCCTTACCACGGACCAAAGGGAGACTGCTAAGGCCCTCCCCCAAGCCAGTCCTGGCCTCACCCCAGCAGAGACCAGGCATGGGGTCTTCCCTCCAGCTCCCTGTGCCCCAGGGGACTGGGAGGACAGACACTGATGGGGACAGGCCAGCAGCTCCCCCCAACCCCTCATGCAGACTGTGGAACCCCGAAAGGAGCCCATCGTGGCGAAGAGGCTCCCCTCCTGGGCTCAGCCCTGAGGGTGGGGatgcttccttcctccttcccgcCCAGAGCAAGCAGGTGGCGGCCAGTGGGAAATGGTACTGTACGGCTGCTCTGTCTCCTGCCCCAAAAGCCTGGGCAGGTGAGGACTACCCAGCATCCCTGAGGTGCAGGAGGCGGGGGTTCTGCCGGCTTCTCGTGCACGTGGGTCCAGCAGCTCCCCCACCTCTGCAGAGCCGGAAAGCCAGccgaggggagggggaggggcccagTCCACCCACGTACACGTGTGTCTGTAAATAACCTGCACTGATTAAAGTGTACAGCCGGCCAGTGTGGCCTCGTCTGTAAGAGGCCTTGGGCAGGCGCTCACAGTTGGACGGGCCTGCAGGTGGCAGGGGGTCCAGTCCACACTAGGATGGGGGAACTTGCCCTGGGTGCCGAGGAGACCAGCGGTCCCTAGAACTGTTGGGGCTCCTTCCTAGTGGCCTTTGGGAACGAGGCCTTGGGAGGGCCAAGCTTAGGGCAGCCCTCGGTAGGCCGGgagctggggaggcaggggaCCCTGGGGAGGGTGGGCCTGGAAAGGAGTGTGGAATATgtttgccattcattcattcgtgcTGAGAAGAGACAGCCCAGCTTCCCACAAGCCCTCCCCGTCTAGGAGGGCAGGAAGAACCAGGCCAGGCCACCCAGCCCTCCCAGCGACTCAGACTGGGTCCTGGGTAGCCtgaagacacccccccccccacacacacacacacacacacacacagaccggagcccagagctgggcacaaaaagatggaaaatggtGCCACTTTGGTTCCCAAAGTTCCTCTCGCCACACACCACTCAGAGGGTGGGGGGACCCAGGACCTGCCCGTCCTCTTCCAGAAGCCCAACCCAGGCCCGCGTGTGTGCAGATGAGACCCCAGGAGAGCAGGGACTGAGGCGTCACTGTCCCTTGGGCCTGGGTGTGGTAGGTGAGCTGGGAGATCTGCCATAGCCCCCACGTCCCTGCTCTCAGCCACGCCTACAGAACCACCCTGGGCCCCCAGGAATTCAGTGACCAGCGGAGGCTCGGGTCCCAACCCCACACGGAGCAGGCCAGGTCCCCGCAAGTGGGCGGGCAGGGTCCCTGCCGGCTCGATCCCACCCCTTCCTCTCTTTGTGTTGAAGCTGGCCGAGGAGAGTAGGGAGTACTGACCCTCAGAAGCCCCGAAGGCCTCTCGGGCTCATCTAGGAAACGGCCGTGAGCCGCCCCCACCGCAGATTGAGGGTCTGGGGCGGGCGCCATC
This sequence is a window from Microcebus murinus isolate Inina chromosome 20, M.murinus_Inina_mat1.0, whole genome shotgun sequence. Protein-coding genes within it:
- the MMP15 gene encoding matrix metalloproteinase-15, producing MGSDRGAPGRPGWTGGLLGGREAAARPRLLPLLLAFLGCLGRGVAAEDAEVHAENWLRLYGYLPQPSRHMSTMRSAQILASALAEMQRFYGIPVTGVLDEETKAWMKRPRCGVPDQFGVRVKANLRRRRKRYALTGRKWSNHHLTFSIQNYTEKLGWYHSMEAVRRAFRVWEQATPLVFQEVPYEDIRLRRQKEADIMVLFASGFHGDSSPFDGTGGFLAHAYFPGPGLGGDTHFDADEPWTFSSTDLHGNSLFLVAVHELGHALGLEHSNNPSAIMAPFYQWMDTDNFQLPEDDLRGIQQLYGTPDGQPQPTRPLPTVTPRRPGQPDHRPPRPPQPPPPGGKPERPPKPGPPAQPRATERPDQYGPNICDGNFDTVAMLRGEMFVFKGRWFWRVRHNRVLDNYPMPIGHFWRGLPGDISAAYERQDGRFVFFKGNRYWLFREANLEPGYPQPLTSYGLDIPYDHIDTAIWWEPTGHTFFFQEDRYWRYNEETQRGDPGYPKPISVWQGVPTSPRGAFLSNDAAYTYFYKGTKYWKFDNERLRMEPGYPKSILRDFMGCQEHVEPGSRWPDVARPPFNPDRGAEPGADDGDSAEGDAGGGGEGDFGAGADGDKDGGSRVVVQLEEVVRAVNVVVVLVPLLLLLCVLGLAYALVHMQRKGAPRVLLYCKRSLQEWV